In Nitrospirota bacterium, a single window of DNA contains:
- a CDS encoding formylglycine-generating enzyme family protein: MRWLISLAFLSFILTISHPQLAISSLPSDDMALVPAGEFLMGNPAGSDGLPDEAPQRLISTASFWIDRYEVTNDAYARFVQTTGHRAPANANPASTLWENNVPISDIGTHPVVNVSWEDAVAYCTWIGKRLPTEAEWEKAARGADGRRYPWGNEWDFTKANSASYWAGRTIDFQSGADWDAFWVKGEGAQISKEKGLKGEVLTMPVGSFPAGVSPHGLYDMAGNVAEWIQDWYNPNYYKEAPLSDPQGPPRGAIKAMRGGSWLKPAISLRTGDRDWGTMDSRPSGTGIRCAKDAF; the protein is encoded by the coding sequence GTGCGTTGGTTGATCTCTCTCGCATTCTTGTCTTTTATCCTTACCATCAGCCATCCGCAATTGGCTATCAGCTCCCTTCCTTCCGACGACATGGCCCTGGTTCCTGCCGGAGAATTCCTAATGGGGAATCCGGCAGGCAGCGATGGTCTTCCGGACGAAGCACCACAGCGCCTCATCTCTACCGCCTCATTCTGGATCGACCGCTACGAAGTCACGAACGATGCCTATGCGCGATTTGTCCAAACGACCGGACATCGCGCGCCGGCGAACGCCAATCCTGCCTCGACCTTGTGGGAAAACAATGTACCAATCTCCGACATCGGCACTCACCCCGTGGTGAATGTCAGTTGGGAGGATGCCGTCGCCTACTGCACCTGGATAGGCAAACGTCTGCCAACCGAAGCGGAATGGGAAAAGGCCGCACGCGGCGCCGATGGCCGCCGCTACCCCTGGGGGAACGAGTGGGATTTCACGAAGGCCAACAGCGCCAGTTATTGGGCCGGTCGCACCATCGACTTTCAGAGCGGAGCGGACTGGGATGCCTTCTGGGTCAAAGGAGAGGGCGCGCAGATTTCAAAAGAGAAGGGCCTCAAAGGCGAAGTCCTCACGATGCCAGTCGGCAGCTTTCCCGCAGGCGTCAGCCCGCACGGACTGTATGACATGGCCGGCAACGTCGCTGAATGGATACAGGATTGGTATAACCCGAACTACTACAAAGAAGCGCCCCTCTCAGATCCTCAAGGACCTCCTCGCGGCGCGATCAAAGCGATGCGCGGTGGGTCCTGGTTGAAACCGGCTATTAGTCTACGCACAGGCGACCGCGACTGGGGCACGATGGACAGTCGTCCAAGCGGCACCGGCATTCGCTGTGCGAAAGATGCGTTCTAA